Proteins co-encoded in one Anabas testudineus chromosome 8, fAnaTes1.2, whole genome shotgun sequence genomic window:
- the epor gene encoding erythropoietin receptor isoform X1 — translation MKCDHLSRVLVLYVMFCAVRAASIVQGARGFDRKVSLLLEEEPKNPKCFAEAMTDFTCFWEVDEERAGSMDQYSFTYNYQNENSSRCPLRALPAAGGKKLFVCHLNRTQMFVQMYIQVHWEGKLIHNRSLIIDQLFLLDPPANVTVSSTGQQGQLSVSWLPPSLKYMDDSMMYQVSYATADSHMGQVEVVQASSELILRGLQSGTKYKVRVRVNLDGITYSGYWSAWSDPVFVETLPAELDPLIISLTLIISFILIVLSLTMFLSHRSVVFRFLKKKIWPTIPTPDSKFHGLFTVHGGDFKDWLRQTSGGLWLTPAFSYSEEYPSPLEVLSELSLCPSLPSPPLPPKVSRALTADRKENTVTTDMDERETLERGGSGLTEEWLMDRLRALQQHQVPCSQSSLLESQDAYVTLSTNDHSGHEHLDDALEEALPLEVLFASKKTVLCESHSDLGSVQQSSGSSRLSSQSSFEYPNHTWMPKGPGYTYMAVADSGVSMDYSPMYRGEVFYANDYKNEIPALRRPFLPRQHAIHDDG, via the exons ATGAAATGTGATCATCTGAGCCGAGTGCTGGTACTTTACGTGATGTTCTGCGCCGTGCGAGCAGCTTCTATCGTCCAGGGCGCGAGAGGTTTCGACAGGAAAG TGTCTTTGCTGTTGGAAGAGGAGCCAAAAAATCCCAAGTGCTTTGCTGAAGCCATGACGGACTTTACCTGTTTCTGGGAGGTAGATGAGGAGAGGGCTGGCTCCATGGATCAGTACTCCTTCACATACAACTACCA aaatgaaaacagcagccGGTGTCCACTGAGAGCTCTCCCTGCAGCAGGCGGGAAGAAGCTGTTCGTCTGCCATCTGAACCGAACCCAGATGTTTGTCCAGATGTACATCCAAGTTCATTGGGAGGGAAAACTGATCCACAATCGCAGCCTCATCATTGACCAGCTCT TTCTTCTGGACCCTCCTGCTAATGTGACGGTGAGCAGCACGGGGCAGCAGGGCCAGCTCAGTGTCAGCTGGCTGCCCCCTTCTCTCAAGTACATGGACGACAGCATGATGTACCAAGTCAGCTATGCCACAGCGGACAGTCACATGGGACAG GTTGAGGTGGTACAAGCCAGCTCAGAACTGATCCTTCGAGGCCTTCAGTCCggtacaaagtacaaagtgcGAGTCCGTGTAAATCTGGACGGGATTACCTACAGTGGCTACTGGAGTGCCTGGAGTGACCCAGTGTTCGTGGAAACTCTGCCTGCAG AACTCGACCCTCTCATCATATCCCTGACTCTCATCATCTCTTTCATCCTCATTGTGCTGTCCCTCACTATGTTCCTGTCCCATCGCAG TGTCGTTTTCAGGTTTCTTAAAAAGAAGATTTGGCCAACTATTCCAACTCCAGACTCCAAGTTCCACGGCCTTTTTACCGTTCATGGTGGAGACTTTAAG GACTGGTTAAGACAGACCAGTGGAGGGTTGTGGCTCACTCCAGCTTTTTCCTACTCAGAAGAATACCCTTCTCCTCTGGAAGTCCTCTCAGAGCTCAGCCTTTGCCCCTCACTGccgtctcctcctctgccaCCCAAGGTCTCCAGAGCTTTAACTGCAGACAGAAAGGAGAACACAGTAACTACTGATATGGACGAGAGAGAGACATTGGAAAGGGGAGGTTCAGGTCTGACAGAGGAGTGGCTGATGGACCGCTTACGTGCACTTCAACAGCACCAGGTCCCCTGCTCCCAGTCCTCTCTCCTGGAGTCTCAAGACGCCTACGTCACCCTCAGCACCAACGACCACAGTGGACACGAGCACCTGGATGACGCTCTAGAGGAGGCCTTACCCCTCGAAGTGCTCTTTGCCTCCAAAAAGACAGTGCTGTGTGAATCTCACTCAGACCTGGGCTCGGTGCAGCAGAGCTCTGGGTCAAGTCGCCTTTCATCCCAGTCCAGCTTCGAGTATCCGAACCACACCTGGATGCCCAAAGGCCCTGGGTACACCTACATGGCAGTGGCAGATTCTGGGGTGTCTATGGATTACAGTCCCATGTACAGAGGTGAAGTTTTCTACGCCAATGACTACAAGAACGAGATTCCCGCTCTCCGAAGACCATTCCTGCCAAGGCAGCACGCCATCCACGATGACGGCTGA
- the epor gene encoding erythropoietin receptor isoform X2 → MKCDHLSRVLVLYVMFCAVRAASIVQGARGFDRKVSLLLEEEPKNPKCFAEAMTDFTCFWEVDEERAGSMDQYSFTYNYQNENSSRCPLRALPAAGGKKLFVCHLNRTQMFVQMYIQVHWEGKLIHNRSLIIDQLFLLDPPANVTVSSTGQQGQLSVSWLPPSLKYMDDSMMYQVSYATADSHMGQVEVVQASSELILRGLQSGTKYKVRVRVNLDGITYSGYWSAWSDPVFVETLPAELDPLIISLTLIISFILIVLSLTMFLSHRRFLKKKIWPTIPTPDSKFHGLFTVHGGDFKDWLRQTSGGLWLTPAFSYSEEYPSPLEVLSELSLCPSLPSPPLPPKVSRALTADRKENTVTTDMDERETLERGGSGLTEEWLMDRLRALQQHQVPCSQSSLLESQDAYVTLSTNDHSGHEHLDDALEEALPLEVLFASKKTVLCESHSDLGSVQQSSGSSRLSSQSSFEYPNHTWMPKGPGYTYMAVADSGVSMDYSPMYRGEVFYANDYKNEIPALRRPFLPRQHAIHDDG, encoded by the exons ATGAAATGTGATCATCTGAGCCGAGTGCTGGTACTTTACGTGATGTTCTGCGCCGTGCGAGCAGCTTCTATCGTCCAGGGCGCGAGAGGTTTCGACAGGAAAG TGTCTTTGCTGTTGGAAGAGGAGCCAAAAAATCCCAAGTGCTTTGCTGAAGCCATGACGGACTTTACCTGTTTCTGGGAGGTAGATGAGGAGAGGGCTGGCTCCATGGATCAGTACTCCTTCACATACAACTACCA aaatgaaaacagcagccGGTGTCCACTGAGAGCTCTCCCTGCAGCAGGCGGGAAGAAGCTGTTCGTCTGCCATCTGAACCGAACCCAGATGTTTGTCCAGATGTACATCCAAGTTCATTGGGAGGGAAAACTGATCCACAATCGCAGCCTCATCATTGACCAGCTCT TTCTTCTGGACCCTCCTGCTAATGTGACGGTGAGCAGCACGGGGCAGCAGGGCCAGCTCAGTGTCAGCTGGCTGCCCCCTTCTCTCAAGTACATGGACGACAGCATGATGTACCAAGTCAGCTATGCCACAGCGGACAGTCACATGGGACAG GTTGAGGTGGTACAAGCCAGCTCAGAACTGATCCTTCGAGGCCTTCAGTCCggtacaaagtacaaagtgcGAGTCCGTGTAAATCTGGACGGGATTACCTACAGTGGCTACTGGAGTGCCTGGAGTGACCCAGTGTTCGTGGAAACTCTGCCTGCAG AACTCGACCCTCTCATCATATCCCTGACTCTCATCATCTCTTTCATCCTCATTGTGCTGTCCCTCACTATGTTCCTGTCCCATCGCAG GTTTCTTAAAAAGAAGATTTGGCCAACTATTCCAACTCCAGACTCCAAGTTCCACGGCCTTTTTACCGTTCATGGTGGAGACTTTAAG GACTGGTTAAGACAGACCAGTGGAGGGTTGTGGCTCACTCCAGCTTTTTCCTACTCAGAAGAATACCCTTCTCCTCTGGAAGTCCTCTCAGAGCTCAGCCTTTGCCCCTCACTGccgtctcctcctctgccaCCCAAGGTCTCCAGAGCTTTAACTGCAGACAGAAAGGAGAACACAGTAACTACTGATATGGACGAGAGAGAGACATTGGAAAGGGGAGGTTCAGGTCTGACAGAGGAGTGGCTGATGGACCGCTTACGTGCACTTCAACAGCACCAGGTCCCCTGCTCCCAGTCCTCTCTCCTGGAGTCTCAAGACGCCTACGTCACCCTCAGCACCAACGACCACAGTGGACACGAGCACCTGGATGACGCTCTAGAGGAGGCCTTACCCCTCGAAGTGCTCTTTGCCTCCAAAAAGACAGTGCTGTGTGAATCTCACTCAGACCTGGGCTCGGTGCAGCAGAGCTCTGGGTCAAGTCGCCTTTCATCCCAGTCCAGCTTCGAGTATCCGAACCACACCTGGATGCCCAAAGGCCCTGGGTACACCTACATGGCAGTGGCAGATTCTGGGGTGTCTATGGATTACAGTCCCATGTACAGAGGTGAAGTTTTCTACGCCAATGACTACAAGAACGAGATTCCCGCTCTCCGAAGACCATTCCTGCCAAGGCAGCACGCCATCCACGATGACGGCTGA